In a genomic window of Tissierella sp. Yu-01:
- the fabD gene encoding ACP S-malonyltransferase has translation MSKTAFIFPGQGAQYIGMGKDFCENIKESRDVFDEANEVLKMDLSDLIFNGNEDDLKKTENTQPAILTTCIAMLRALEKEGIDCDYTAGLSLGEYSSIVMGKAIEFSDALNIVRKRGRFMQDAVPQGIGGMAAILGLERLNLPLVIEASRDYGIVEVANYNSPEQIVISGEIKGIRIAGEKAMELGARKVVELPVSAPFHTSLLSKAGERLSRVLESVKISDLDKKVVSNVDGSVITSKDELVPKLVDQVSHSVLWQQSVEYMIDQGVDTFVEIGPGKSLSGFVKRIGKHMNKKVQTLSISNMDSYYEALSILKREA, from the coding sequence ATGAGTAAGACTGCTTTCATTTTTCCTGGTCAGGGTGCTCAATATATTGGTATGGGTAAAGACTTCTGTGAAAATATAAAGGAATCAAGAGATGTTTTCGATGAAGCTAATGAAGTACTAAAAATGGATTTGAGCGACTTGATTTTTAATGGAAACGAAGATGACTTAAAGAAGACGGAAAACACTCAACCAGCAATTTTGACTACTTGTATAGCTATGCTAAGAGCTCTAGAAAAAGAAGGAATAGACTGCGATTATACGGCAGGGTTAAGCCTTGGAGAATATAGCTCTATAGTAATGGGTAAAGCTATTGAGTTTTCTGATGCATTAAACATAGTTAGAAAAAGAGGAAGATTTATGCAGGATGCTGTACCTCAAGGAATTGGTGGAATGGCGGCAATTCTTGGATTAGAACGATTAAATCTACCTTTGGTAATTGAGGCATCTAGGGATTATGGAATAGTTGAAGTTGCTAATTACAATAGTCCAGAACAAATTGTAATTTCAGGAGAAATAAAAGGAATCAGAATAGCAGGAGAAAAAGCAATGGAACTAGGAGCTAGAAAGGTTGTAGAGCTTCCTGTAAGTGCACCATTCCATACTAGTCTTTTATCTAAAGCAGGCGAAAGACTTTCTAGAGTATTAGAAAGTGTCAAGATTAGTGATTTAGACAAAAAAGTGGTATCGAATGTTGATGGAAGTGTAATAACTAGTAAGGATGAATTAGTTCCAAAGCTAGTTGATCAGGTTAGTCATTCTGTTTTATGGCAACAATCTGTTGAGTATATGATTGACCAAGGAGTAGATACTTTTGTAGAAATAGGTCCTGGTAAATCATTGTCTGGCTTCGTAAAGAGAATCGGAAAACATATGAATAAAAAAGTTCAAACACTAAGCATCTCTAATATGGATTCTTACTATGAGGCATTGAGTATTTTAAAGAGGGAGGCTTAG
- the acpP gene encoding acyl carrier protein — translation MLFEKVRDIIAEQLDAEVEGITMETSMMKDLDADSLDAVEIMMALEDEFGVSIPDEDAEGFKNIGDIVNYLQEKIS, via the coding sequence ATGTTATTTGAAAAAGTTAGAGATATAATTGCTGAACAATTAGATGCAGAAGTAGAAGGTATTACAATGGAAACATCAATGATGAAGGATTTAGATGCTGACTCATTGGATGCTGTTGAAATAATGATGGCTTTAGAAGATGAATTTGGAGTAAGCATTCCAGATGAAGACGCAGAAGGATTTAAGAATATTGGAGATATTGTAAACTATTTACAAGAAAAAATCTCCTAA
- the fabG gene encoding 3-oxoacyl-[acyl-carrier-protein] reductase, with translation MENKVALVTGGSRGIGREIALGLSQKGINVAITYNSNANKAEEVVEEIKKNGVNAIAIKGNSSIEEDVNSIVKNVEEELGSIDILVNNAGITKDNLLMRMKSEDWDDVLNVNLKGVFLCTKAVIRGMMKKKYGKIINIASVVGINGNAGQANYSASKAGVIGFTKTMAKELASRGIRVNAIAPGFIQTDMTDVLKDEIKDELVKNIPLGSLGSPKDISNLVNFLASKESDYITGEVIKVDGGMAI, from the coding sequence ATGGAAAATAAAGTAGCTTTAGTTACTGGAGGAAGTAGAGGAATTGGTAGAGAAATAGCTCTTGGATTATCCCAAAAAGGAATAAATGTAGCTATAACCTATAATTCTAATGCTAACAAAGCTGAAGAAGTAGTTGAAGAAATTAAGAAAAATGGGGTTAATGCAATTGCTATAAAAGGAAATTCTAGCATTGAAGAGGATGTTAACTCTATCGTAAAAAATGTTGAAGAAGAATTAGGATCAATAGATATCCTGGTAAATAATGCAGGTATTACAAAAGACAATCTACTGATGAGAATGAAGTCAGAAGATTGGGATGATGTATTAAATGTAAACCTTAAAGGTGTATTTCTTTGTACCAAGGCAGTAATAAGAGGTATGATGAAGAAGAAATATGGAAAGATAATTAATATTGCATCTGTAGTTGGTATAAATGGTAATGCTGGTCAGGCAAATTATTCAGCATCCAAAGCGGGTGTTATTGGATTTACAAAAACAATGGCAAAGGAATTAGCATCACGTGGAATAAGAGTAAATGCCATAGCCCCAGGGTTTATTCAAACGGATATGACAGATGTATTAAAAGATGAAATAAAAGACGAATTAGTTAAGAATATACCATTAGGTAGCCTTGGCTCACCAAAGGATATTAGCAATTTGGTAAATTTCTTAGCAAGTAAAGAATCAGACTATATAACTGGTGAAGTAATAAAAGTAGACGGCGGAATGGCAATATAA